One genomic segment of Alphaproteobacteria bacterium includes these proteins:
- a CDS encoding DUF3298 domain-containing protein, with protein MIFRAGLAAALVLFAATSSAQTPPSIVEWVAIRHADKVGEYEFSVEIDYPRFRAPGIDFTEVNEAYRREAQAAEAEALDAFADQRDDEYFRGWETLQRGAAVQAGTQAIGVRLLVWAYTGGAHGNGGTLCSLVDLRSGKSAKPGDVFAGDDWREKLVPRVDSGLRRLFKTKPGFSDAVPREELLEALKADTRFCWGEAALTIVFDPYEVGPYAHGMYEVVLPYANLAALLRKDGTVKLGR; from the coding sequence GTGATCTTCCGCGCGGGGCTTGCCGCCGCGCTGGTTTTATTTGCCGCCACCTCAAGCGCGCAAACCCCGCCTTCGATCGTCGAATGGGTCGCGATTCGCCACGCCGACAAGGTGGGCGAATACGAATTCTCCGTCGAAATCGACTACCCGCGCTTCCGCGCCCCCGGCATCGACTTCACGGAAGTGAACGAAGCCTATCGGCGCGAGGCGCAAGCCGCCGAGGCCGAAGCGCTCGACGCCTTCGCCGATCAGCGCGACGACGAATATTTCCGCGGCTGGGAAACGTTGCAGCGCGGCGCGGCCGTCCAAGCGGGCACGCAAGCGATCGGCGTTCGTTTGCTCGTTTGGGCCTATACCGGCGGGGCGCACGGCAATGGCGGCACGCTGTGTTCGCTGGTCGATCTGCGCAGCGGGAAATCCGCCAAGCCCGGCGATGTTTTCGCGGGCGACGATTGGCGCGAAAAACTTGTGCCGCGCGTCGATAGCGGTTTGCGGCGCTTGTTCAAAACCAAGCCCGGCTTCAGCGATGCCGTGCCGCGCGAAGAATTGCTCGAAGCGCTCAAGGCCGATACGCGCTTCTGCTGGGGCGAAGCCGCGCTGACGATCGTGTTCGATCCCTACGAAGTCGGCCCCTATGCGCACGGCATGTATGAAGTCGTATTGCCTTACGCGAACCTTGCCGCCCTGCTGCGCAAAGACGGAACGGTGAAGCTCGGGCGTTAG
- a CDS encoding ABC transporter ATP-binding protein codes for MADVILRLRLAGKAFGTRKVLGAIDLELGAREIVAIVGPSGCGKTTLLRIAGGLERDVDGNLEWPGGHAPRIGTVFQEPRLLPWRTVRENLRLAQEMPDDTLADDLLNTLGLLPFADAYPGTLSLGMARRASIARAFAVSPDLVLLDEPFVSLDADMAAQSRDLVLAAWRAKPIAMLLVTHDRAEAKSLADRILELGGAPSRIVAEIGVQAPRG; via the coding sequence ATGGCGGACGTGATCTTGCGCCTGCGCCTTGCCGGCAAAGCGTTCGGCACGCGAAAGGTGCTGGGGGCGATCGACCTCGAACTTGGGGCGCGCGAGATCGTCGCGATCGTCGGCCCGTCCGGTTGCGGCAAGACGACGCTGCTGCGCATCGCCGGCGGGTTGGAGCGCGACGTCGACGGTAACTTGGAATGGCCCGGCGGCCATGCTCCACGCATCGGCACCGTGTTTCAGGAGCCGCGCTTGCTGCCCTGGCGCACGGTGCGCGAGAACCTGCGCCTCGCGCAAGAAATGCCGGACGACACGCTCGCCGACGATCTACTGAACACACTCGGCTTGCTGCCCTTTGCCGATGCCTATCCGGGCACGCTGTCGCTCGGCATGGCGCGGCGCGCTTCGATCGCCCGCGCCTTCGCCGTATCGCCCGACCTCGTGTTGCTCGACGAGCCCTTTGTCTCGCTCGATGCGGACATGGCGGCGCAAAGCCGCGATCTCGTACTGGCCGCGTGGCGCGCGAAGCCGATCGCGATGCTGCTGGTCACGCATGATCGCGCCGAAGCCAAAAGCCTGGCCGATCGCATTCTCGAACTCGGCGGCGCGCCTTCGCGCATCGTGGCCGAGATCGGCGTGCAGGCGCCACGCGGCTAA
- a CDS encoding ABC transporter permease: protein MLANNRLLPSFSDVAAEMIRLSADGTLPYHLGITLARVAAAFTLTLFLGSALGIAMGRWRRLDAALDSAVTLLLNMPALVLIVLIYVWFGLTEAAAIGAVALNKLPNTAVTLREGSRALDPALMEMARSFRMPRLRVLQHVILPQLAPYIVAAARSGLALIWKIVLVVELLGRSNGVGFQIQIHFQLFDVTAILAYALAFVLVVQIIEWAAFQPLERRVAKWRT, encoded by the coding sequence ATGCTGGCGAATAACCGCCTGCTGCCGAGCTTCAGCGACGTCGCCGCCGAAATGATTCGCCTGTCGGCGGATGGCACGTTGCCGTACCATCTCGGCATCACGCTGGCGCGCGTCGCCGCCGCTTTCACGCTGACGCTTTTTCTGGGCAGCGCTTTGGGCATCGCGATGGGGCGCTGGCGTCGTTTGGATGCCGCCCTCGACAGCGCGGTGACGCTGCTGCTGAACATGCCGGCCCTGGTGCTGATCGTGCTGATCTATGTGTGGTTCGGCTTGACCGAGGCCGCCGCGATCGGCGCCGTGGCGCTCAACAAGCTGCCGAACACGGCAGTCACGTTGCGCGAAGGCAGCCGCGCGCTTGATCCCGCGTTGATGGAAATGGCGCGCAGCTTCCGCATGCCCCGCTTGCGCGTGCTGCAGCACGTAATCCTGCCGCAGCTCGCCCCCTATATCGTCGCGGCGGCGCGCTCGGGCCTCGCGTTGATCTGGAAGATCGTGCTGGTCGTCGAACTGCTGGGCCGCAGCAACGGGGTCGGCTTCCAGATCCAAATCCATTTCCAGCTTTTCGACGTCACCGCGATCCTCGCCTACGCGCTCGCCTTCGTGCTGGTGGTACAGATCATCGAATGGGCGGCGTTCCAGCCGCTCGAAAGACGGGTCGCGAAATGGCGGACGTGA
- a CDS encoding ABC transporter substrate-binding protein, which produces MLARRRFSALLLAATLRPNIVRAAPAIRVGVLRFGTVSWEIDVIRTHGLAAVAPQELAAPQAAQIALQAGQVDAIVVDWMWVARQRATGADWSFVPFSNAVGALIAPDASPVRRVADLVGKRLGIAGSPLDKSWLILRAYAKDRLGIDLDTATERSFAAPSLLAEQMKLGRLDAVLTFWPFAARAEAAGARRVMAVEDAVAELGIGTGVPYLGYTFSTAWAEHNRETLAGFLAASRQARGILARSDDEWRRLRPLTNAADEAELLKLRDWYRAGMPRQWRTEERDAASKLYALLARIGGPALVGPATSVPPGTFWPVEWRESA; this is translated from the coding sequence ATGCTCGCCCGCCGCCGCTTCTCGGCCCTTCTTCTCGCCGCCACTTTACGCCCCAATATCGTCCGCGCCGCGCCCGCTATCCGGGTCGGCGTGCTGCGCTTCGGCACGGTGTCGTGGGAGATCGACGTGATCCGCACGCACGGCTTGGCGGCCGTCGCGCCGCAGGAATTGGCCGCACCGCAAGCCGCACAGATCGCGCTGCAAGCGGGCCAGGTCGACGCGATCGTCGTCGATTGGATGTGGGTCGCGCGCCAGCGCGCCACCGGTGCGGATTGGAGCTTCGTGCCCTTCTCCAACGCCGTCGGCGCGTTGATCGCCCCCGACGCGTCGCCGGTGCGCAGAGTCGCCGACCTTGTCGGCAAGCGGCTCGGCATCGCGGGTTCGCCGCTCGACAAAAGCTGGCTGATCTTGCGCGCCTACGCCAAGGATCGCCTCGGGATCGATCTCGACACCGCGACCGAGCGCAGCTTCGCCGCACCCTCGCTGCTCGCCGAGCAGATGAAACTCGGCCGCCTCGATGCGGTGCTGACCTTCTGGCCCTTCGCCGCGCGCGCCGAGGCGGCGGGTGCGCGCCGCGTGATGGCGGTGGAGGATGCGGTCGCGGAGCTGGGTATTGGCACCGGCGTGCCCTATCTCGGCTACACCTTCTCGACCGCGTGGGCCGAACACAATCGCGAGACGCTCGCGGGCTTCCTTGCCGCGTCGCGCCAAGCGCGGGGCATCCTCGCGCGATCCGACGACGAATGGCGGCGTTTGCGCCCGTTGACCAATGCGGCCGACGAGGCCGAGCTTCTCAAACTGCGCGATTGGTATCGCGCCGGCATGCCGCGCCAATGGCGCACGGAGGAACGCGACGCCGCGTCGAAGCTCTATGCGCTGCTCGCGCGCATCGGCGGGCCCGCTTTGGTCGGCCCGGCGACATCCGTGCCGCCGGGCACGTTTTGGCCTGTCGAGTGGCGGGAAAGCGCGTGA
- a CDS encoding sorbosone dehydrogenase family protein — translation MSFSSMFARVVALVGGGAVALRRLRDGDPTPAWGSAPAIPAAKPQGAVPTLKMPTAQGWAPGQVPMAAPGLKVNAFARNLDHPRWIYCLPNGDVLIAESSTVPGPVKTVFGLATRATMQRAGAIVPSANRITRLRDADGDGVAEIQAPFMEGLNQPFGMALLGDTFYVGNTDGVMAFPYVKDATRIDAPGKRIATFKPGGHWTRSLLPSQDGKLLYAGVGSLTNIADEGMEAEEGRAAIHVIDLATGSSRIFAGGLRNAVGMAWEPTTGKLWTVVNERDGLGDETPPDYLTSVTEGGFYGWPYSYWDRIVDDRVPQNPELVARSITPDFALGGHTASLGLCWMPAGTLPGFPDGMVIGQHGSWNRSKLSGYKVVFVPFENGKPSGPSRDILWGFLAPDESVSYGRPVGVTLGPDNSLLMADDVGNVIWRVTAA, via the coding sequence ATGAGCTTTTCCAGCATGTTCGCGCGTGTAGTTGCACTTGTCGGCGGCGGTGCGGTGGCGCTGCGGCGGCTGCGCGATGGGGATCCGACTCCGGCCTGGGGCAGTGCGCCCGCAATCCCTGCGGCCAAACCGCAAGGCGCCGTGCCGACCTTGAAGATGCCGACCGCGCAAGGCTGGGCGCCGGGCCAAGTGCCGATGGCCGCCCCGGGTTTGAAGGTGAACGCCTTCGCGCGCAACCTTGATCATCCGCGCTGGATCTACTGCTTGCCGAACGGCGACGTGCTGATCGCGGAGTCCAGCACCGTGCCGGGCCCGGTGAAGACCGTGTTCGGCCTTGCCACGCGCGCCACCATGCAGCGTGCGGGGGCCATCGTGCCCAGCGCCAACCGCATCACGCGCCTGCGCGACGCCGACGGCGACGGTGTCGCCGAAATCCAAGCGCCGTTCATGGAAGGGCTGAACCAGCCTTTCGGCATGGCGCTGCTCGGCGACACGTTCTATGTCGGCAACACCGATGGCGTGATGGCCTTCCCCTATGTGAAGGACGCCACGCGCATCGACGCGCCCGGCAAGCGCATCGCGACCTTCAAGCCCGGCGGGCATTGGACGCGCAGCCTGCTGCCCAGCCAAGACGGCAAGTTGCTTTATGCGGGCGTGGGCTCGCTCACCAATATCGCCGACGAAGGCATGGAAGCCGAGGAAGGCCGCGCCGCGATCCATGTGATCGACCTCGCGACCGGGTCGAGCCGCATTTTCGCCGGCGGTTTGCGCAATGCCGTGGGCATGGCGTGGGAGCCGACGACCGGCAAGCTGTGGACCGTGGTCAACGAGCGCGACGGTTTGGGCGACGAAACGCCGCCCGATTATCTGACCTCGGTGACCGAGGGCGGATTCTATGGCTGGCCCTATAGCTATTGGGACCGCATCGTCGACGACCGCGTGCCGCAAAATCCCGAATTGGTCGCGCGTTCGATCACGCCGGATTTCGCGCTGGGCGGGCATACCGCCTCGCTCGGCCTGTGCTGGATGCCGGCGGGAACGCTGCCGGGTTTCCCCGACGGCATGGTGATCGGCCAGCACGGCTCGTGGAATCGCAGCAAGCTCAGCGGCTACAAGGTCGTGTTCGTGCCGTTCGAAAACGGCAAGCCGTCGGGCCCGTCGCGCGACATTTTGTGGGGCTTCCTGGCGCCGGACGAAAGCGTGTCCTACGGCCGCCCGGTGGGCGTGACGCTCGGCCCCGATAATTCGCTGCTGATGGCCGACGACGTCGGCAACGTCATCTGGCGCGTGACGGCGGCGTAG
- a CDS encoding DUF2158 domain-containing protein, with product MANVFKLGDIVQLKSGGPAMTVAGIGPTGGYFCEWFKGASKDSAYFEEYTLKPYVALQKK from the coding sequence ATGGCTAATGTGTTCAAGCTTGGAGATATTGTTCAGCTTAAATCTGGCGGACCCGCTATGACGGTTGCTGGGATCGGTCCAACAGGGGGTTATTTTTGCGAATGGTTTAAAGGTGCATCGAAGGATAGCGCGTACTTTGAGGAATACACTCTCAAGCCTTACGTCGCTCTCCAAAAAAAATGA
- a CDS encoding helix-turn-helix domain-containing protein, whose protein sequence is MPNDPTQIPPAALTIREAAAYARVSRATLYRILAIPGSPLRTAKIGARRVVLRESLDALLAIGAVIPNTHAAA, encoded by the coding sequence ATGCCGAACGACCCCACCCAAATCCCGCCCGCCGCTCTGACCATCCGCGAAGCCGCCGCCTATGCGCGCGTGAGCCGCGCGACCCTTTATCGCATCCTCGCCATTCCCGGTTCCCCGTTGCGCACGGCGAAAATCGGCGCGCGCCGCGTGGTGTTGCGCGAGAGTCTCGACGCCCTTTTGGCTATCGGCGCGGTGATCCCCAACACCCACGCCGCCGCTTAA
- a CDS encoding tyrosine-type recombinase/integrase codes for MARQLHKLNPKRIAAIKEPGLYGDGGGLGLRVYPHGGRAWTLRYMIAGKAREMGLGNAGDVSLARARELAAMARASLAEGRDPLGERAKADAERAAEEARATTFESFARTFIGRRKAEWANEKHAAQWLATLEAYAFPTIGKVSVADVDTGMVLELLNAVWVSKPETARRVRGRIETILDAARVEGKRTGENPARWRGHLQVLLPNPRKVRVVLHHASLGYAALPEFMAKLRAQPGEAARALRFAILTAARTGEIIGATWSEIDLEKREWRVPASRMKAKREHRVPLSAEAIAILKEQLALRKEEKIELSADHYVFGVPGQGLSNGAMLALINRMELSGIITPHGFRSTFRTWTAEQTAYPREIAEAALAHANGDEVEAAYQRSDFFERRRKLMAEWAEFATSPAMEKPKRGKVVSIGARNGK; via the coding sequence ATGGCGCGGCAACTTCACAAGCTCAATCCGAAACGGATTGCTGCCATCAAGGAGCCCGGTCTCTACGGCGACGGCGGGGGCCTGGGGCTCCGGGTTTACCCCCACGGCGGCCGGGCTTGGACGCTGCGCTACATGATCGCTGGCAAGGCCCGAGAAATGGGTCTGGGCAACGCGGGCGACGTTTCCTTAGCCCGCGCCCGCGAACTCGCGGCAATGGCGCGGGCCTCTCTCGCAGAGGGGCGCGATCCCCTTGGCGAGCGCGCTAAGGCAGATGCAGAGCGCGCCGCCGAAGAGGCGCGTGCGACGACCTTCGAGAGTTTTGCGCGCACGTTCATCGGTCGCCGCAAGGCGGAGTGGGCCAACGAAAAGCACGCCGCGCAATGGCTGGCGACCCTCGAAGCCTACGCCTTCCCCACCATTGGCAAAGTGTCTGTCGCGGACGTTGATACCGGGATGGTGCTGGAATTACTCAACGCAGTTTGGGTGTCCAAGCCCGAAACGGCGCGTCGCGTGCGCGGCCGGATTGAAACCATCCTTGATGCGGCCCGCGTTGAGGGAAAGCGAACGGGCGAAAACCCGGCACGCTGGCGCGGTCATCTGCAAGTGCTTTTGCCGAACCCGCGCAAGGTGCGCGTGGTGCTGCATCATGCGTCGCTTGGCTATGCGGCTTTGCCGGAGTTTATGGCGAAGCTAAGGGCGCAGCCCGGCGAAGCCGCGCGCGCGCTCCGCTTCGCGATCCTCACCGCTGCGCGGACCGGCGAGATCATCGGCGCGACTTGGAGCGAGATCGATTTAGAAAAGCGCGAGTGGCGCGTGCCCGCATCGCGGATGAAGGCGAAGCGCGAGCATCGTGTGCCCCTATCCGCTGAGGCTATCGCAATCCTGAAAGAGCAACTCGCGCTGCGCAAAGAGGAGAAGATCGAACTCTCCGCCGATCACTATGTTTTCGGTGTGCCGGGGCAAGGTCTGTCGAATGGCGCCATGTTGGCGCTCATCAATCGAATGGAACTGAGCGGGATCATCACGCCGCACGGCTTCCGCTCTACCTTCCGCACTTGGACCGCCGAACAGACTGCCTATCCGCGTGAGATAGCGGAAGCCGCACTCGCGCATGCCAACGGTGACGAGGTTGAGGCCGCGTATCAGCGCAGCGATTTCTTCGAGCGCCGCCGCAAGCTGATGGCCGAATGGGCGGAGTTTGCGACCAGCCCGGCGATGGAGAAACCGAAGCGGGGGAAAGTCGTTTCGATTGGGGCGCGCAATGGCAAGTGA
- a CDS encoding flippase-like domain-containing protein — protein sequence MTQTAPSGAARLLRWAWIPVTLAAVAGLALLVDWKTVGRELAGASLPELAAMLAIWGLWLAVRPMRMRMFVRATGHGNRLTVNDAFGTHAVGNSVNSLLPMRAGEVAMIWLLHKRANVPAGSGASAIVLDRLCDLFGALGLLLIAMSRMSQMPATISQGVPIFAAALIASLVVFAIGLRYRGFALRLAARFLPARLIAPLGHLLDGLSVLARPRVALGAVLWTAAIWSLIAASFYFGMDAILPDLRPTMAIFTVAVISLAFLVPAAPGGIGVFHAAAVFALSIFGVPAEAALAFAILTHALTFVFGLCVALAWVLANGINPRILTHRVDEAPDSKGE from the coding sequence ATGACCCAAACCGCCCCTTCGGGAGCGGCCCGGCTGCTGCGCTGGGCCTGGATCCCCGTCACCCTGGCCGCTGTGGCGGGGCTGGCCCTGCTGGTCGACTGGAAAACGGTCGGGCGGGAATTGGCGGGCGCCTCGCTGCCCGAACTTGCCGCCATGCTGGCGATCTGGGGCCTGTGGCTCGCCGTGCGGCCGATGCGCATGCGCATGTTCGTGCGCGCGACCGGCCACGGCAACCGGCTGACGGTCAACGACGCTTTCGGCACGCATGCGGTCGGCAACTCGGTCAATTCGCTGTTGCCCATGCGCGCGGGCGAAGTCGCGATGATCTGGCTTTTGCACAAGCGCGCCAACGTGCCGGCGGGCAGCGGCGCCTCGGCGATCGTGCTCGACCGGCTGTGCGATCTGTTCGGCGCGCTGGGTTTGCTGCTGATCGCGATGTCGCGCATGTCGCAGATGCCGGCAACGATTTCGCAAGGCGTGCCGATTTTCGCGGCCGCGCTGATCGCAAGCCTGGTCGTGTTCGCGATCGGCTTGCGATATCGCGGCTTTGCGTTGCGCCTGGCCGCGCGTTTCTTGCCAGCGCGTCTGATCGCGCCGCTCGGCCATTTGCTCGACGGGTTGAGCGTGCTCGCCAGGCCGCGCGTGGCGCTGGGCGCCGTCTTGTGGACGGCCGCGATTTGGAGCTTGATCGCCGCATCCTTCTATTTCGGCATGGACGCGATCCTGCCCGATCTGCGCCCGACCATGGCGATCTTCACCGTCGCGGTGATCTCGCTCGCCTTCCTGGTGCCCGCCGCCCCCGGCGGGATCGGCGTGTTCCATGCGGCGGCGGTGTTCGCGCTGTCGATCTTCGGCGTGCCGGCGGAAGCCGCCCTCGCCTTCGCCATCCTCACCCACGCGCTGACCTTCGTGTTCGGCCTGTGCGTGGCGCTCGCCTGGGTGTTGGCGAACGGGATCAACCCCCGAATCCTGACCCACCGCGTCGACGAAGCCCCGGATTCCAAAGGCGAATGA
- the rplU gene encoding 50S ribosomal protein L21 — MYAVIRTGGKQYKVAKNDVVVVEKLAGEAGKTVELSDVLMVVDGATAKVGAPTLAGASVTATVLEQGKGDKVLVFKKRRRKNSRRKNGHRQFETTLRIVDIKVA, encoded by the coding sequence ATGTACGCAGTCATCCGCACCGGCGGCAAGCAATACAAAGTCGCCAAGAACGACGTCGTCGTCGTCGAGAAGCTGGCCGGCGAGGCCGGTAAGACGGTCGAACTGAGCGACGTTCTGATGGTCGTCGACGGCGCCACCGCCAAGGTCGGCGCGCCGACGCTGGCCGGCGCTTCGGTCACCGCGACCGTTCTCGAGCAAGGCAAGGGCGACAAGGTCCTGGTCTTCAAGAAGCGCCGCCGCAAGAACTCGCGCCGCAAGAACGGCCATCGCCAGTTCGAAACGACGCTGCGCATCGTCGACATCAAGGTCGCCTGA
- the rpmA gene encoding 50S ribosomal protein L27: MAHKKAGGSSRNGRDTEGRRLGLKRAGGQTVLAGNILVRQRGTVYVAGKEVGMGRDHTLFALKPGKVKFHKAGGKTIVSIDVAPVPAAAE, encoded by the coding sequence ATGGCACATAAAAAAGCAGGCGGTTCTTCCCGCAACGGCCGCGATACCGAAGGCCGGCGCCTTGGGTTGAAGCGCGCGGGCGGCCAGACCGTCCTCGCCGGCAACATCCTCGTGCGTCAGCGCGGCACGGTCTACGTCGCCGGCAAGGAAGTCGGCATGGGCCGCGACCACACGCTGTTCGCGCTGAAGCCGGGCAAGGTGAAGTTCCACAAGGCCGGCGGCAAGACGATCGTCTCGATCGACGTGGCTCCGGTGCCGGCCGCCGCCGAATAG
- the obgE gene encoding GTPase ObgE, whose translation MKFLDQCKIFVKSGDGGAGAVSFRREKFIEYGGPDGGDGGRGGSVFIEAVANLNTLIDYRYQQHFKAEKGHHGEGRQRSGLSGQDITLKVPVGTTILEDDQETVVVDMVEAGQRVMLCKGGDGGFGNTHYKSSTNQAPRKALPGWPGEERWLWLRLKLIADVGLVGLPNAGKSTFLAATTSAKPKIADYPFTTLKPQLGVVRIDDEELVVADLPGLIAGAAEGKGLGHRFLGHVERCGAILHLIDGTQDKVAAAYNQIRDELEAYGAGIENKPEILGLNKIDAIEPEDLKKKLAALKRAAKKRGGGHAVLALSGAAGKGVKEVLRALVPPVLERRVEDKAARDAMRRDDDYR comes from the coding sequence ATGAAGTTTCTCGATCAGTGCAAAATCTTCGTGAAGTCCGGCGACGGCGGTGCGGGCGCCGTCAGCTTCCGGCGCGAGAAATTCATCGAATATGGCGGGCCCGACGGCGGCGACGGCGGGCGTGGCGGCTCGGTCTTCATCGAAGCGGTCGCCAATCTCAACACGCTGATCGACTATCGCTACCAGCAGCATTTCAAGGCCGAGAAGGGCCATCACGGCGAAGGCCGCCAGCGTTCCGGCCTGTCGGGCCAGGACATCACGCTGAAAGTCCCCGTCGGCACGACGATCCTGGAAGACGATCAGGAAACCGTGGTCGTCGACATGGTCGAAGCGGGTCAGCGCGTGATGCTGTGCAAGGGCGGCGACGGCGGCTTCGGCAACACGCATTACAAAAGCTCGACCAATCAGGCGCCGCGCAAAGCGCTGCCCGGCTGGCCCGGCGAAGAGCGCTGGTTGTGGCTGCGTTTGAAGCTGATCGCGGATGTCGGCCTTGTCGGTTTGCCCAATGCGGGCAAGTCGACATTCCTCGCGGCCACGACCTCGGCCAAGCCGAAGATCGCCGATTATCCCTTCACCACGTTGAAGCCGCAGCTGGGCGTCGTGCGCATCGACGACGAGGAATTGGTCGTCGCCGATCTGCCCGGATTGATCGCCGGTGCGGCCGAAGGCAAGGGCTTGGGCCATCGCTTCCTGGGCCATGTCGAGCGTTGCGGCGCGATCCTGCATTTGATCGACGGCACGCAGGATAAAGTCGCCGCCGCCTATAACCAGATCCGCGACGAGCTCGAAGCCTATGGGGCGGGGATCGAGAACAAGCCCGAGATTCTCGGCCTCAACAAGATCGACGCGATCGAGCCCGAAGACCTCAAAAAGAAACTCGCCGCCTTGAAGCGCGCCGCGAAAAAGCGCGGCGGCGGCCATGCCGTGCTGGCGCTGTCGGGTGCCGCGGGCAAGGGCGTCAAAGAAGTGCTGCGTGCGCTGGTTCCGCCCGTGCTTGAGCGGCGCGTCGAGGACAAGGCCGCGCGCGACGCGATGCGCCGCGACGACGATTACCGATGA
- a CDS encoding glutamate 5-kinase — translation MTAAAPFTATKRMVVKTGSALIVDDAGAIRKAWLDKLADDIAVLVKRGIEIAVVTSGAVAIGRWKLGFGRRGLKIEEKQAAAATGQVWLAHAWAEALGARGIVGAQVLLTPDDTEARRRHLNARATVAKLLDAKAVPIINENDTIATEEIRFGDNDRLAARVAQMASADTLILLSDIDGLYTADPHSNPDAQHIAQVAELTPEILAMAGEARPGYSSGGMVTKLGAARIALGAGCRMGIALGKRDNPLMALEQGARVTWFMPQGSPASARKRWIASTVQPAGSVVVDDGAAAALARGKSLLPAGVVSVDGEFDRGDAIRVLDKAGRELARGLSAYSAADARAIQGRKSAEIAELLGYRGRDELIHRDDLAMAGGPGR, via the coding sequence ATGACCGCCGCCGCCCCCTTCACCGCGACGAAGCGGATGGTCGTGAAGACCGGTTCGGCGTTGATCGTCGACGATGCGGGCGCCATCCGCAAAGCGTGGCTCGACAAGCTCGCCGACGATATCGCCGTGCTGGTGAAGCGCGGCATCGAGATCGCGGTCGTCACGTCGGGGGCGGTCGCCATCGGGCGTTGGAAGCTCGGCTTCGGCCGCCGCGGTTTGAAGATCGAGGAGAAGCAAGCCGCCGCCGCGACCGGGCAAGTGTGGCTCGCCCATGCCTGGGCCGAAGCATTGGGCGCGCGCGGTATCGTCGGCGCGCAAGTTCTGCTCACGCCCGACGATACCGAAGCGCGCCGCCGCCACTTGAACGCGCGCGCGACGGTCGCGAAACTGCTCGACGCCAAGGCCGTGCCGATCATCAACGAGAACGACACGATCGCGACCGAGGAAATCCGTTTCGGCGATAACGATCGCTTGGCCGCGCGTGTCGCGCAAATGGCCTCGGCCGATACGTTGATTCTGCTCTCCGATATCGACGGGCTTTACACCGCCGATCCGCATTCCAATCCCGACGCCCAGCACATCGCGCAAGTGGCGGAGCTGACGCCCGAGATTCTCGCGATGGCGGGCGAAGCGCGGCCCGGCTATTCGTCGGGCGGCATGGTCACCAAGCTTGGCGCGGCACGCATCGCGCTGGGGGCCGGTTGCCGCATGGGGATCGCACTCGGCAAACGCGACAATCCGCTGATGGCGCTCGAACAGGGTGCGCGCGTGACGTGGTTCATGCCGCAAGGCTCGCCCGCCTCGGCGCGCAAGCGCTGGATCGCATCGACCGTGCAACCCGCCGGTTCCGTCGTCGTCGACGACGGTGCGGCGGCGGCGTTGGCGCGCGGCAAGTCGCTGTTGCCCGCCGGTGTCGTCTCTGTCGACGGCGAATTCGATCGCGGCGACGCGATCCGCGTGCTCGACAAGGCAGGCCGCGAATTGGCGCGGGGCCTTAGCGCCTATTCCGCCGCCGACGCGCGCGCGATCCAGGGCCGCAAATCGGCGGAGATCGCCGAGCTGCTCGGTTATCGCGGGCGCGACGAATTGATTCATCGCGACGATCTCGCGATGGCCGGGGGGCCGGGACGATGA